From Saccharomycodes ludwigii strain NBRC 1722 chromosome IV, whole genome shotgun sequence, one genomic window encodes:
- a CDS encoding uncharacterized protein (similar to Saccharomyces cerevisiae YKR099W | BAS1 | BASal), with protein sequence MSNNENKTTNNVQSLSMLMNPVLSPKNNTNTNNINKTVDTNSYISHNNYTVDHTTNTSKSDQSIAATIGSSSTITLTDQMIKRGPWLVEEDQLLLKLVEQYGISNWVRISSHLKSRTPKQCRERYHQNLKPSLNKSPITDEEGAQIEELVNNIGKKWAEIARIIGNGRSDNTIKNWWNGGQNKRKRKMAKELKQKLKNGTLTKNTLKDVDNGNNSSINNNSNINNNNNNNNNNNNNNNNNNNNINNNNGTNNNNNDNNNNNGNNNNNNNNINQFIPGIHSLTNNATYNPASKNTFTSIPSIEDHSSINNGNSSMFNNQSSSEMYLPHTTSNLGSNTHMSALPSTSIPYINPSSRKNSYSFDLISINNNNSNNANSNNKHTPTNCSSGTTSRRSSMVFLEGANNNHKRRSVAGLSSSASVCSSPASMASFQPYNINTAISGNPIASNNGITTIGNGGYFPHLTHHRSSIISLTPTLSNTSLTSQGSISSISNISTINSNANVNGGSHTSTSNSNSKSNSDPSPNINPTSNNTNNAINKGATYSSINSNSVNNVTTSTNGTDGSLFKANFKFQQQQQQQQQQQQQQQPQVAYAIKPGNNVNNNNNNNNNNNNNNNNGSLFTNKHFSGVTGSSSFGINNNNNNNFPNNSVISNIVSSGIDDKGPLDPTKTRRNSIITASTNSHSTQSNSSNLATTFNGNGTNFVEDPSFIDKYNVLPKSRNNSVHSLQQQHCFHFQPQQQHFNGNIGTRHNSVHSLNTYSQNSISGSMKTNANTVFPRHNSVAGLYFYGNPTTVTSSSNSSSLMPTLTACNQAQQQQQQLPSTIKSATSNITSGLMHPPHSAPISFGIGNNDNNNNDNNNNNNNNNNNNNNNNNNNNNNNGGISNIGMSDKNIDVNGANTHNNNNNNNNNNNNDNNNNNNNTQFINPVSVFPQQYQQSAVSNNVKQHVVLPGISNLEHLIQTGLNVSTKGAGSNKTNTSISSTTGGFGSLTNTLNSNYGNNK encoded by the coding sequence atgtccaATAATGAGAATAAAACTACCAACAACGTACAAAGCCTATCTATGCTAATGAATCCAGTGCTTTCGCCTAAAAATAACACTAATACTAACAACATAAACAAAACTGTAGATACAAATAGCTACATCAGTCACAATAATTATACAGTTGATCATACTACAAATACAAGTAAATCTGACCAGTCTATTGCCGCTACCATAGGTAGTAGCAGTACCATAACACTTACAGATCAAATGATTAAAAGAGGTCCGTGGCTAGTAGAGGAAGATCAATTGCTATTAAAGTTGGTGGAACAATACGGTATTTCTAATTGGGTTAGAATATCTTCTCATTTGAAAAGTAGAACTCCCAAACAATGTAGAGAAAGGTATCATCAGAATTTAAAACCTAGTTTGAACAAATCTCCAATAACTGATGAAGAAGGTGCCCAGATCGAAGAATTGGTTAATAATATAGGTAAAAAATGGGCAGAAATTGCTAGAATAATTGGAAACGGTAGAAGTGATAAtactataaaaaattggtgGAACGGTGGTCagaataaaagaaaaaggaaaatggCTAAGGAgttgaaacaaaaattaaaaaatggtaCCCTTACTAAAAACACCTTGAAGGATGTagataatggtaataatagtagtatcaataataatagtaatatcaataataataataataataataataataataataataataataataataataataataatatcaataataataacggtactaacaacaacaacaacgataataataataataacggtaataataacaataataataataatattaaccaGTTTATACCGGGTATACATTCCTTAACTAACAATGCTACATACAATCCTGCTTCCAAGAACACCTTCACTTCAATACCTTCCATCGAGGACCATTCTTCCATTAACAATGGTAACAGTTCAATGTTTAATAATCAGAGCTCTTCCGAGATGTACCTACCACATACAACGAGTAACTTGGGTAGTAATACACATATGTCTGCATTGCCTAGCACCTCCATTCCTTATATCAATCCGTCTTCAAGAAAAAACTCATATTCTTTTGATCTCATcagtattaataacaacaatagtaataatgctaatagtaacaataagCACACACCTACAAATTGTTCTTCTGGCACAACATCACGCAGGTCATCGATGGTTTTTTTGGAAGGtgccaataataatcataaaagaagaagtgTTGCTGGACTATCATCATCTGCTTCTGTATGTTCATCACCCGCATCTATGGCTTCATTCCAACCTTATAACATTAATACCGCAATCAGTGGCAATCCTATTGCATCCAATAATGGTATAACTACGATAGGCAATGGCGGCTATTTTCCTCATTTGACACATCACAGATCTTCTATTATATCCTTGACTCCAACTCTATCCAATACCTCATTGACATCACAAGGGAGTATATCTTCTATTTCCAATATTAGTACTATCAATAGCAATGCTAATGTCAACGGTGGATCACACACTTCTACTTCCAACTCCAATTCCAAATCTAATTCCGATCCTAGTCCTAATATAAACCCTACTTCTAACAACACAAACAACGCTATTAATAAAGGTGCTACGTATTCGTCTATTAACTCAAATAGTGTTAATAATGTTACAACTAGTACTAATGGGACAGATGGTTCATTATTTAAAGCTAATTTTAAGTTtcaacagcagcagcagcagcaacagcaacagcaacaacaacaacaaccacaAGTGGCATATGCAATTAAACCGGGCAATAAtgtcaataataataataataataataataataataataataataataataatggcagtttatttacaaataaacatttttctGGTGTAACCGGCTCCTCATCTTTtggaataaataataataataataataattttccaAACAATTCTGTTATTAGCAATATTGTTTCAAGTGGCATTGATGACAAAGGCCCTCTAGATCCAACAAAAACGAGGAGAAATTCGATTATTACAGCATCTACCAATTCTCACTCAACACAATCAAACAGTAGTAACCTCGCCACTACTTTCAACGGTAATGGTACTAATTTTGTGGAGGATCCTagttttattgataaatataatgTATTACCTAAATCAAGGAACAACAGTGTTCATTCattacaacaacagcaTTGCTTTCATTTTCAACCACAGCAACAACATTTTAATGGTAACATTGGGACTAGACATAATAGTGTTCATTCATTAAATACATATTCTCAGAATTCCATATCAGGCTCTATGAAAACAAATGCCAATACTGTTTTTCCTAGACATAATAGCGTTGCTgggttatatttttatggtAATCCGACTACAGTGACCTCTTCTTCAAACAGTAGTAGTTTAATGCCTACATTAACAGCCTGTAATCAGgcacaacagcaacaacaacaattgcCATCTACAATAAAAAGCGCTACATCAAATATTACAAGCGGCCTAATGCACCCACCACATAGCGCACCTATTAGCTTCGGAATTGgcaataatgataacaacaataacgacaacaacaataataataataataataataataataataataataataataataataataataataataatggtggtaTTAGCAATATCGGTATGAGTGATAAGAACATTGATGTTAATGGTGCTAATActcataataacaataataataataataacaataataataatgataataataataataataataatactcaATTTATTAACCCGGTATCTGTATTCCCACAACAATACCAGCAAAGTGCTGTTTCAAACAACGTTAAACAACATGTTGTTTTGCCAGGCATAAGTAATTTAGAACATCTAATACAGACCGGGTTGAATGTATCAACCAAGGGGGCAGGAAGTAATAAAACTAATACGAGCATTTCCAGCACGACTGGTGGGTTTGGTTCTCTAACTAATACCCTGAATTCTAATTAtggcaataataaatga
- the TIM54 gene encoding Tim22-complex subunit TIM54 (similar to Saccharomyces cerevisiae YJL054W | TIM54 | Translocase of the Inner Mitochondrial membrane) yields MPEKIPKPTNIDSVKSSSATNAGNVAGNSIAKKVTKRNPAFQAMGIPNFKLPNKKWMSFWTFLGGAVGLWLYDRNEQKQIRSKYCQLVEKYGLAKIPPNVTSRKLTVYITPPPNDYLSTSMKVWRRYIKPIFYTAGLDYDVFTGERQGSIRIEVSGKIRELRRKIIANDKKLYELQQKKRLESSWKYRISRIWQNGLLPQHKKSTTELEEDPIQQKLMAQKYKDEFDYKNLLGVYYQNDNLKKLEFFNEDSKVEYVVLAGGVVCLGRGAYKEYIQGVHEGLLGPINTPEFVTKDIEVRKEAWREEQKKLSGQNADDAAPIDESEMPKFIPKPFISPENYATEGKLPGELVDKTRALGSNIPFVFRQPILEIPHPKVVGFLNIPRRIYRFYTKRYEVETFCREAASVVLQKTHPFTEKDLDWGKFEEDEWPARWVQTGIDKHSEWVQPLVGDARVYSQLTCFDPSKVPKLYTGGDSEVVGKESNVK; encoded by the coding sequence ATGCCtgaaaaaataccaaaacCTACTAATATTGATAGTGTCAAATCCAGTTCCGCCACAAACGCTGGAAATGTTGCCGGAAACTCTATCGCCAAGAAGGTGACTAAAAGAAATCCTGCCTTTCAAGCTATGGGAATACCTAATTTCAAGTtgccaaataaaaaatggatgTCATTCTGGACATTTTTAGGTGGTGCAGTTGGTTTGTGGTTGTACGATCGTAATGAACAGAAACAAATTAGGTCTAAATACTGTCAATTGGTTGAAAAATATGGTCTCGCAAAAATACCTCCAAATGTAACTTCTAGAAAATTGACTGTTTACATAACACCACCACCTAACGATTATTTAAGTACTTCTATGAAAGTTTGGAGGAGATATATTAAACCTATTTTTTATACTGCGGGCCTAGATTACGATGTGTTTACTGGTGAGAGACAAGGTAGCATTAGAATTGAAGTTAGTGGTAAAATTAGAGAGTTACGGAGAAAAATTATAGCAAAcgataaaaaattgtatgaACTgcagcaaaaaaaaagattagaGTCTTCTTGGAAATATAGAATCTCGCGTATCTGGCAGAATGGGCTCCTACCACAACATAAAAAATCCACCACCGAATTAGAAGAGGATCCAATACAACAAAAACTTATGGCTCAAAAATATAAGGATGAgtttgattataaaaatttattgggagtctattatcaaaatgacaatttaaaaaaattagaattttttaatgaagaTTCTAAGGTGGAATATGTTGTTTTGGCTGGCGGTGTTGTTTGTTTGGGCAGGGGTGCTTACAAAGAATATATTCAAGGCGTTCACGAAGGATTATTGGGCCCAATAAATACCCCAGAATTTGTTACTAAAGATATTGAAGTAAGAAAAGAGGCATGGAGAGAGGAACAGAAAAAACTTAGCGGACAAAATGCTGATGATGCTGCACCAATTGATGAATCCGAAATGCCCAAGTTCATACCTAAACCTTTTATCTCTCCGGAAAATTACGCAACTGAGGGGAAATTGCCGGGCGAGTTAGTAGATAAAACTAGAGCTTTAGGATCAAATAttccttttgttttcaGGCAGCCTATTTTAGAAATACCACACCCTAAAGTGGTTGggtttttaaatattccaAGACGTATTTACAGATTTTACACAAAAAGATACGAGGTAGAAACATTCTGCCGTGAAGCTGCTAGCGTagttttacaaaaaacaCACCCATTTacagaaaaagatttgGATTGGGGTAAGTTTGAAGAAGACGAATGGCCTGCTAGATGGGTGCAAACAGGAATAGATAAAC